One Brassica napus cultivar Da-Ae chromosome C2, Da-Ae, whole genome shotgun sequence DNA window includes the following coding sequences:
- the LOC125582309 gene encoding uncharacterized protein LOC125582309 produces the protein MANMEKLQFPVLDITGTNYISWVTNVELHLESLGLSDTVKENNTSTPQEKAKSVIFLRRHLDKSIIYDYANMRDPKELWKSLKDRFDHQKDITLPLARDEWHSLRFLDFYKGMNYNSVVLGNMAKLRCCGETITESQMLEKTYTTFYKSHITLQQQYKLQGYTKFLELIVSLLIAEKNNELPIKKHMTRPTGSKPFSEANALDAKKPVKENKAFRCRGHGRQNYSGRGRK, from the coding sequence ATGGCAAACATGGAGAAGCTCCAATTTCCCGTTCTAGACATCACCGGTACCAACTACATTTCATGGGTTACAAATGTCGAACTTCATCTTGAATCTCTTGGTTTATCCGATACAGTTAAAGAGAATAATACTTCAACGCCTCAAGAAAAGGCTAAATCGGTGATCTTCCTTAGAAGACACCTTGATAAAAGTATTATTTATGACTATGCCAACATGAGAGATCCTAAAGAGCTATGGAAGTCTCTGAAAGATCGTTTTGATCATCAGAAAGACATAACACTTCCACTTGCTCGGGATGAATGGCATAGTCTGAGATTTTTAGATTTCTACAAAGGGATGAATTACAATTCTGTTGTGTTAGGAAATATGGCCAAATTGAGATGCTGTGGTGAAACGATCACAGAATCTCAAATGCTTGAGAAGACATACACCACATTCTACAAGAGCCACATCACCCTGCAACAACAGTACAAGTTGCAGGGATATACCAAATTTTTAGAATTGATTGTGTCGCTTCTCATAGCAGAAAAGAACAACGAGCTTCCGATCAAGAAACACATGACTCGTCCAACTGGTTCTAAACCGTTTTCAGAAGCAAACGCATTAGATGCGAAGAAACCAGTCAAAGAAAATAAGGCCTTTCGGTGTCGCGGTCATGGTCGTCAAAACTATAGTGGACGTGGACGAAAGTAA
- the LOC125581629 gene encoding uncharacterized protein LOC125581629 gives MMMRGKDESMRERLSSSRDPTITIEKEGETRREVEELRRKLAMEKKRMNRIKLCSSMELLLLVVLVLLLSTFVLVFFLSSP, from the exons atgatgatgAGAGGCAAAGACGAATCGATGAGAGAGCGACTTTCTTCATCTCGCGATCCGACGATCACCATTGAG AAGGAAGGAGAGACGCGGAGAGAAGTAGAAGAGCTGAGGAGAAAGCTAGCCATGGAGAAGAAACGGATGAATCGGATTAAGCTTTGCAGTTCGATGGAGCTTCTTCTTCTCGTCGTTCTGGTTCTGTTGCTTTCCACGTTCGTCCTAGTCTTCTTTCTCTCATCTCCTTGA